Genomic window (Temnothorax longispinosus isolate EJ_2023e chromosome 3, Tlon_JGU_v1, whole genome shotgun sequence):
GCAGAGTCAGAGATTAGCTATTGCCAATTATCCGCAAGAGGTAAGATGTATCGCGGATTGTTGATGTGTtttgaatcaattttttctttatgaaaatataaaaacactcacttataaattataagcgATTAACAGTGAAAATTAAGCTTTaggaaaacaaataataaaattgtcacgagtattttttagttaatttaaaatagattttaatttttttgatagaattttaatttgaagttTAATACGAAATATGTCTCAAAAAGATAcagagaaacaaatttatatattatatattatattgtacaaagATGTgcatatgaaaatttataacaatcatgatTTTTCTGGACTTTTAGTTTGAGCAACTTtattaaggaaaaattaatttaaaatttgaccaaGAATTTGCGGTTAAAGAAAATACACTTTTAGTAAAAGAcactttgtataaaaatattgcaattgaTAAATGGTTTTTATGTCACATTTTAAGTgtgaaagaaatatgaaaataattatttttcctgcAGATTCCGCCATGTATCACATCACCTGCAGATAGCATCGATTCTCTCAAATTTGTTTCAAGTACATCAAACTTTCCAGCAAGATCTGATGACTGGTCATTAGCTACTCGTATAGCAGTTGCATCTGTAACATCGCAGGGTACAATGGGTGGTCTTATTGTTGCTGGTtttgtatgtacaattttatttacaatctaCTTTTATGCCCCTCATATgcagagagggagagagaaagagagagagagaaagagggaggaggGGGAGAACAGAGGGAAGACAGAGACAGACAAGTAGTGAATGTCTCATTTATATAACTTGAATAcctactttaaatatttcgtgaGTTTTTGATGATGCTAgaaatatcaaagaaaaattttatttgtttcgaaatattgtaataagcAAAATTTTGCTAAGAATCATATCTTTCGAGATTTTAAAGtcattgacattttttttaatgaaacatatttgcattattatcGCGTTGTAATAACTGAAGGTAAGATCCGGTAATTTACAAtcagatatttattgtaatcttTATGtgacttatttaaatataaaaaattgagaaatatatgagaatagatgtaaataatgaaataactattaatagagaaattagtgaagaaaattgattgcaaCAAATGTTCAATATATGATGTTTATTAACTTCGGTACATTTTAAACGTTTGTGTATTATGTATGTGCAATATGGAGGAGAGGTCAGAGAGGGTtgtgaaaaaaagatttcacaAATAAGTGTTTCTTCTAGATGTTGAAAACAGTAGGCTGGAGATTAATCGCTATAACTGGTGCTATATATGGTGCTTTATATCTCTATGAACGTCTAACATGGACTAATAAAGCAAAGGAACGAGAATTTAAACGACAATATGTTTCGCATGCTACCAAAAAGTTACGATTGATTGTGGATCTCACTTCTGCAAATTGCAGTCACCAAGTACAACAGtacgttataatatttatacatctaTAATCTATAAAGATACGACAATGTACAAATATGTGTAAGAAATAATGTTGCTTTGATTTCAGTTATTTTTgtgctcttttttttaactatttgatactttaaaattaaaatgtattattataatagaatttcaattttttgtaaactatatatgtataattagttatttatgatgtaacatttttttctttcaaaatgaCTTTTCAAACTAACTTTCTcaattgtcaaaatttttttatattacaaaacaatatatatacttattttttaaatttcttttgtataataatatttggtatgattatatatagggAGCTCTCTAGCACATTTGCACGGCTCTGTCATTTGGTAGATGAAACAACATCCGAAATGGATACCGAACTTAGAACTATAGCGAATACTTTAGCTGTATTGGAAAAAGCAGCAGCTAAGGCAAAGCATCTTCGAAACGAGGccaactttttaataaatgagcTTGATACATTTGATGCAGCTTATCTGAAACCTTTGAATTAAGTGAACAATCTGTTTTGTAcacatttatgaatttattgaaatagcGTAATAGCATTGATAGTGTAATAGTTTTGAAGGAATACTTATATGTGATGTAGTTGTTTAAATATccgtaatattttgtttttaatctaaaaatagtaattaaataatatcttatgtGACAATTGAatgataaacatttatatgcATAGGTATAGATTTATATCTTATCTTATAATTTAGTGTGGTTATCTAACCCTCTTATTACAGGAAAAtcatgatttttatattagataaatcaagaaaaagaaatggacagtcgtatttaaatttacgatAACAATATAAGACACAATCTGTTAAAACATACTAAAGGATTGTTTCTACCTGATACAAACTCTAgtcttacaattaatgtaCAGGAAAATAACTTCTTACAGTAAATCATGTCAAATAactacttttttgaaatacgtagtaactattcttttttaatagaaaattataataaatataattgttacacAAGAGAGatgaattaaaaacaaatttatataatacttatatttatcacTTTCGAAAGCATTACAATATTACAAGTCATTAAATATTCtatcaaattttgtttaatgaGGCTCCTATAAATCATacttattttagatttattacagATGTAtcaatcttatttaattaaaagaatcaagcaaatatatgtataaaactttatctttttatGAGACTATATTTACTGAAGAATGTATGTAATTGTAAAACTATGAATAAATATGGTTAACTGTTATGCATGAgtaatcattttatattaatatttgtttaacaagtttaataaatgaatatattgtatttttatagttttatttcatatacattaatatacttttcaatataaaaataattaatagattgcggatttctatacaaatgtatttcaaaagatttaaaagattttttgttatgttCATATATCATGCAAGATgagattaaaagagaaatttgttttgtcacaaaaatattctaaaaatacgTTTAATTCTACTGcgcatattttaaacaattgtgtgtattgtaaaaataattacatgagataattaagaatataataagatatatttttaacaagaaattatatccattttttacgtaataatgttgaaaaaagtttttttctctacaaattacatttctattatacagttttgtaataaaaaagcaattgtaattgtaaaaaaaatgttatggaattgttatataattattatgttgttaTGAAATAGTGATATTGAAGATATGAAGATTTTGGAAGATGTTTTATCGCAacatcttttaaatatttttatgatttcttTGATGTGCGTTATCTGGGAAACGCAACATCTAGGAATAACAGGTCTTTGATTTAAttacagtaataaaaataactatatatataatttgcgtATATATCGTGGAAATACcagaaaagtaaataatttcttacttttaatcaattcaaaatacttttaaacaattatctgtccctataaatgtttattccGCATTAATTTTTGCATCTCTTTTTTGTGTGGTAgttgatttcttttatctaCTTTCTTTTTCCTATGTTCCTCTCTTTCTTGTATTTTCTGCATTGTAATTTGCAGTAccatttcttataaattcagtatctttatattttatagattctGCAGTCATAATTACTTTAGCGTCATCAGAAGTCTCAAAAGTtcaaaatttcacaaaaacaAATCTTTTGAACTTAACTTTAccttgataaatattatattatacatatatttaatattcgttATCTTCATTACATTCGTtacattttgcattattttctttagctTGATTTTCTCTCTTGTTCCTTTGATTTGCAAAACGTAACCATTCTGCCGTAGTGTTGTCGAAATCAGATTCTGTACATGTGTAGTGCGATGTTATCTCttctagaaaaagaaaatcatataaaactaatagaagcattgtaataaaaaatttggtaaattcagcaacacacacatacatatagacacacacatatacgtcCATAACTtacttttcataattttcatgGAATATAAGTTCGATATTTGAAAGTTATTACGGAAGCCTTTCCATGAACATTTCATGGCACACtcatttgttattaatttttttaaacatttgtatatGTGATCTTTGGCATTATTGCCACCAGTTTTTGATACAAACTGTTtctgtaaagaaaataaaaaattaagaaatatattttacatttacttcAATGAATTACTGATAGaacagtataatattataagaggATATGATAAAGTTTAgtgaagatatttttattcaaacaatTATAGGCATGTTTTTCATCCACAAAACTTTTACACATAGTTAAATCTCCTAGGTTTCCTCACCGCGGAACTCTTGATTAATAACGTACATCAGAAACAAAGAAAtccaaagaaaataaaaaataattccaacgagcttaaactaatttttaacttcttgtagtcaaatataattataaaatatacatatattaagtaGTGAATATGTCAGTTTTATTGTACAATGTTTACTCTGTAGTTATCAACAACCATGTTatgcaaaacattttaatgaagtgtttttatattaaaatgaaatacaaTTGTAAGGATagtaaagaaatgtaaaacttACAAATTGTGTTACTGGCTCATTTGACGTTCTCAGTAAGCATTCAAACTGTTTTATCTCTTCTATTGTTTTAAGTGGCAAAAACGGTGCGATGAGATTGTCATTAATTTCAACAGGGCTTTTTGTGCTTTTGTGTTTAATGGcatcttctattttatataatcgttggttaatatttctcaatgaaatatttgtagCTGCCTGCATCCGTAATATTTGGTCCAACTTTTCTACAATACAAATTCAACAATTTGATGTACGAAAAACTGATCGGATATCTTGTGTGTACAAAGtgttaataatatgaaaaggGATAATTTACCTTTTATATTACTATCCTGTACGGTTCCGGTAAGTTGCTCATatcctaaaaaaattttatgaagttAATATGCTGTATGTTACAAATAATCTCTGTTGATTTTAacaatgtatatgtataccttCTACTATTATAGGCATATTACTTATTTCAGAATGTAGCCTCTCGTTAAATGTAGATGGGACTGGGTTATTTTCTGTAAATGCATTAATgactaaatttaatattcttatatttataataattactctatttcataatattttaaatcataataCCGTTTTGCGAAATTTTGTACGCACTATTTCCACTTGCATCGTTGAATGTTGCAACTTGTGGTACGTTgacatatttattctttatttgaaCGTTTGAAGGACACGATGGTACTGTAGTAACACTACTCACATTAATCTGTTTTCCTGTACAAAAAACAACgattataattctaatattttaattttttttacaaatatatcacCTTTTATCGAAATCAAAAGATAGAAGGATCCTTCTACAGATTtcattataaacatttaaaaaaaaggcagCAAAATTTATGCgtaattataacataaaataaatgtaatacacTGTATGTTTGTGAtacattacttttaatatgttttctaCATTGGCAATTATGCTGTTCTTCCTCGCTATCACTGTATACAATATGTTGTCTTTTTCTTTGGCCTAATCGTCCTTCATCGGTTGTcatatcatttaaattaacTGTACTTTTTCGAGCCAATTCAAGAGATGctataatgaagaaaaaaatagcataTAAGTTTCTTGTATAAAGCATCATGATTTTTGTAACAAAGTGCGTTTCTTGAttgtaatgtatatatatataaattttctgacAGCCGTGGTACACAGATAACCGGTGAAACTGAGTAGGAAAGTCACGTACTATTCtgcaaattttgtaataatattatcaaggaattaataaaacaatataaattaataagcaTACGGCAAGCAATAGAGGGCAGGCTCTGACATGTCTATCAAAAGATAGCTTTCAgcttgtataaaaaaaaatgttttgctttTTAGGATTTCCTAGGAATGGGAATGGTGGCGTGTGGTTTTGTCACATGCCGCTTACTAGGAATTGAAATTTACCGTTACTAGATGATTCTATAAGAAGCAAGATATCCTTCTTATAGCTGCAGAAAGCCACCTTTCGTTAGGCATGCTGACAGTTCGTCTTACCGCTTCCCGTGtgattatttacttatattgtTTAACTAGTTCCTTGATATCTATCACGAAATGACACATAAATCATTATTCAGTTCAACTCTAATCTGCATAGTACGGCTATTGTCTATAATTTTCAGACACCCTGtatgttgtgtgtgtgtgtgtgtgtgtgtgtgtgtgtgtgtgtgtgtgtgtgtgtgtgtgtgtgtgtacattaTTCTTTTGTCACCATACACATAATTAAAAGTACAGGcaagataaaataatgcatGTACTTACTGCAATTTGCACCATTAACTGTACGAGGCCGCCAACATTGTTGATTTTGAAACAA
Coding sequences:
- the LOC139810820 gene encoding uncharacterized protein isoform X1, whose product is MPKDFQLLSKGQKDQLIQIELNRYKDSKLLLHSTPLNISSNLLDKAEIVSISSDSTSCGSHTSPSYVNEINELSIESQFETQNNEEQDIEIKYNVSEVTNVSDCTNNITLRDDLQTFIIDCNIAHDAASDLLTILRKHGHVDLPKDVRLLFQNQQCWRPRTVNGANCTSLELARKSTVNLNDMTTDEGRLGQRKRQHIVYSDSEEEQHNCQCRKHIKRKQINVSSVTTVPSCPSNVQIKNKYVNVPQVATFNDASGNSAYKISQNENNPVPSTFNERLHSEISNMPIIVEGYEQLTGTVQDSNIKEKLDQILRMQAATNISLRNINQRLYKIEDAIKHKSTKSPVEINDNLIAPFLPLKTIEEIKQFECLLRTSNEPVTQFKQFVSKTGGNNAKDHIYKCLKKLITNECAMKCSWKGFRNNFQISNLYSMKIMKKEITSHYTCTESDFDNTTAEWLRFANQRNKRENQAKENNAKCNECNEDNEY
- the LOC139810820 gene encoding uncharacterized protein isoform X2 encodes the protein MPKDFQLLSKGQKDQLIQIELNRYKDSKLLLHSTPLNISSNLLDKAEIVSISSDSTSCGSHTSPSYVNEINELSIESQFETQNNEEQDIEIKYNVSEVTNVSDCTNNITLRDDLQTFIIDCNIAHDAASDLLTILRKHGHVDLPKDVRLLFQNQQCWRPRTVNGANCTSLELARKSTVNLNDMTTDEGRLGQRKRQHIVYSDSEEEQHNCQCRKHIKRKQINVSSVTTVPSCPSNVQIKNKYVNVPQVATFNDASGNIINAFTENNPVPSTFNERLHSEISNMPIIVEGYEQLTGTVQDSNIKEKLDQILRMQAATNISLRNINQRLYKIEDAIKHKSTKSPVEINDNLIAPFLPLKTIEEIKQFECLLRTSNEPVTQFKQFVSKTGGNNAKDHIYKCLKKLITNECAMKCSWKGFRNNFQISNLYSMKIMKKEITSHYTCTESDFDNTTAEWLRFANQRNKRENQAKENNAKCNECNEDNEY
- the LOC139810820 gene encoding uncharacterized protein isoform X3, which codes for MPKDFQLLSKGQKDQLIQIELNRYKDSKLLLHSTPLNISSNLLDKAEIVSISSDSTSCGSHTSPSYVNEINELSIESQFETQNNEEQDIEIKYNVSEVTNVSDCTNNITLRDDLQTFIIDCNIAHDAASDLLTILRKHGHVDLPKDVRLLFQNQQCWRPRTVNGANCTSLELARKSTVNLNDMTTDEGRLGQRKRQHIVYSDSEEEQHNCQCRKHIKRKQINVSSVTTVPSCPSNVQIKNKYVNVPQVATFNDASGNKNNPVPSTFNERLHSEISNMPIIVEGYEQLTGTVQDSNIKEKLDQILRMQAATNISLRNINQRLYKIEDAIKHKSTKSPVEINDNLIAPFLPLKTIEEIKQFECLLRTSNEPVTQFKQFVSKTGGNNAKDHIYKCLKKLITNECAMKCSWKGFRNNFQISNLYSMKIMKKEITSHYTCTESDFDNTTAEWLRFANQRNKRENQAKENNAKCNECNEDNEY